From the uncultured Methanomethylovorans sp. genome, the window ACGATGTCAACACAATGGAAAGTGCTACATCTGCTTTGGCAAGATATGATATAACATTTGATGCAGTACCTCCCGGACAACAACCTAAGAGTACCACACCTGCTGTTAGTTCAGGTGAAAGTGCAAAAACCCTTGCAATGGCATATCCTATGAAAGGCATCAAAGTATATTGTAGTACAGTTCCAATAAAAACTGCTTTAGGTCTCTTGAAAACAAGCAAAAAGTCTTCAAGGGCAAGTGTCATACCCATTCCGAACATCACAAGTCCCAGCAGAAAAGGAATTATATCTTTATAGGGTAGAAATATATCAGGGGATAAAAGAGCAATAGCTGAAAGAATGATAGCCCATAAAGGAAATAAAGAAGTGAACTTTTGTAACATAAAACACCTTAAATGCTATGCTTAAGTTTTAGCAGACATACTATTTATATATAAGTATAATAAATGTGCAATGGATTCCTGCTTACTATATTCTATAGACTGTTTCTTAGTACTTAAAGCACTAATTAAATAGATTTTTAAAGATACTTTTAATTTACATACAAATATGTATATTTGTATCTGCTTCCGGGATGAAAAAGGAAGCAGTACCACAATATAGTAAGCGTTTACTTATATACTTATCCTAAAATATATTGTAATAAATTGTATCTAATTTATGTTTAGTTTGACATAATTTTCCCAAACACTTATTAAGTATTAAATGCTACCACTTTCTAGACTAATTTCATATTTAATACTACTATAAACTATATCTATATTTTTATACATTGGAGTTAACTAAGTATTGGGAGAGTCTCAGAATGTTTAGTATGTATGGTGAAGAAATAGGTCAGAAGCTTAGCTTTTTTAGAGCAGTTAAATCGTATCAGATAATATTGCTCGTATTGCATATCATATGTTGCTTTTTTTTATTAACTGGGCAATCTGTCGAAAAGAAACGTATTTTATCTACAATTAATACTAAAAACAAATCTTTAGCAAAGAAAGTACCAACGATGCTCATATGTTTTTCAATTTATTTTCTTTTGTTTTCGATTGCTGCATCGAGTATATGCTCGGCAGCAACTGTATATGTAGATACAAATGCGACTGGAAAATACACAGCCAATGTGACAACTGATGGAATCTACATTTGTGATGGAACAAATGATGAGGTTGAGATCAATAAGGCATTAGCGTATATTGATGGTCTTGGTGGTGGTACTGTCTACCTAAAAGGACCAAACACATATTGGATAGATGCAACTATTCAGATGGGCTCAAATACAATTCTCACCGGAGATTCAACTGCTTGTATTAAGCTGATAGCAAATGCAGGATGGGCTGTTGATGTTCCATTAATCAGAAATAAAAGTGGGGATTATAAAAATTTCACAATCACAGGATTTGAGATTGACGGGAACAGTGAACAGCAATCTGTAGACCGCGGTGATGGATATTATAATCTGATGTATTTTGATGACTGTAAAGGAATAACAGTAACAGACATGCGTCTGGAATGGAGTACAGGCGACGGACTAAAAGCAAGAAATAGCCCTTATTCTTACACTTCTTCAGCAAATATCGTATTTTCAGATAATTCTGTATATAAACTTGGACATGATGCCCTTTACGTTCTGGGAATGAATGGTGTTACGGCAACCAACAATGATGTTTATACAAGAACTAACAGTGCTTTCAGGTTATCAAGTTCTGGTGAAGCAAAGATCTATAATAATATTATACATTCAGAAATTAGTGGGTCCTCCACAGGTCCAGGTATAGAAATTGATAAAAATAGTGGATACAAATCTGAAAATATTGAAATATATAACAATATATTCCATACCCTTAATGGTGCTGCTATCTGGATAGATGGCGAAGACAAAGATAACGTAAAACGTGGAAAGAATGTCCATGTACATCACAATATAATGTACAACGTAGGGCAATATAGTACTAATACAGGATACAGCAATGCAGCGATGATAATAGGACAATTCGATAATACAATAATAGAAAACAATGTCATAGATAATGGTGGGCATGCTGCTGTAAAGTATTATCAATATCCAAATTCTTACAAGATGAGTGCAGACTTCACAACTATTGTGAGAAACAATATTATCTTGAACTGCGCTAAAAACGTGAAAACAGGTATTTGGAATTATAATTCAGATCATCATGAATTTATTGTTTACAATAACTGTTTATATAATAATGCAAATGGTGCATACACTGGCGCAAATATTGGCCATAGCGACGATATATACCTTGATCCGCTATTTGCATCTTCTACAAGCCGTGACTATCACCTAAAGAGCAAAGCAGGTAGGTATTCAAGTGGAAAGTGGGTAGCTGATAGTACAACCAGCCCACTGATAGATGCAGGATATTCAAAATCTAGTTACAGCACTGAACCTTCTCCAAATGGAGGAATAATCAACATCGGCAGATATGGTAACACTGCTCAGGCGTCAAAAAGTTCTTCCACATCATCTCCTGTATCTAACAAAGCACCAGTTGCGAAGGCTGGCTCTGATAAGACCGTTTCCACAGGTTCAACTGTTAGTTTTGATGGTAGTTCTTCCTCAGATGACAAAGGTATAGCATATTATTCATGGGACTTTGATTCTTCAAATGGCATATCTGAAACCACCGGAATAACATCCACGTACAAATATTCAACTGCAGGAACTTACACTGTGACACTTACTGTCACAGACATATATGGGCAGAAATCTACAGATACATTAATAGTAGTGGTTGCTGATCCAGATGATCCACCAGTGGCAAATGCAGATGCGGATAAGACTACAACTACAGGCTCTGCTGTTAGCTTTGATGGTAGTTCGTCAACTGATGACAAAGGTATAACAACGTACTCATGGGACTTTGACGTCTCAAATGGCATAACTTCTGAAGCTTCAGGTAAGACAGCTACTCATACATATACAACTGCAGGAACCTATACTGTAACACTAACAGTTACAGACACAAGTGGTCAGACAGATACAGATACATTAAAAGTGGTTGTAAGTAGTAGTACTTCATCGGGTTCAGGATCAATCTCATATACACCTTGCTATGACAATAGGTTGCGTGAATCACTTCCGACTACTGTTCTTTCCACAAGTACATATATCGACGTTGGAAGGAGTACAGATAGCATATGCAGGAATGTAATGCTCTTTGATCTAAGTAACTACAAGACAACAGACACGGTATCTAAGGCAACCTTGTCGCTTTATTGGTATTATCCTGCAGGTACAACACGTAGTTCTGCTACAGTTGTGGAAATCTATAGGCCATGTTCATGGACACCAAGTTCTGTTACCTGGAATTCTTGGGCAACAGCAGGAGGAAACTGGTATGATAAAAGCGGTGTTGCTCAGGGTAGTACGCCATATGCAACTCTTACATTCCCGGCCAGCACAGTATCTGACAACCAATATTATGAGTTTGATGTAACACAGCTTGTGCAGGAATATGTAAGTGGTAAGTACAGTAATACTGGTTTCTTCATCAAAGCAAAGACTGAGAGCGATAACTACATTGCTTTCTATAGTTCGGATTGTGGAGATGACGCACATAAACCACTATTAAAAGTTACCACTGGTTCAGGTTCAACTTCAACAGATAATGCACCAGTTGCAAATGCTGGTGCTGATAAAACTGCAACTACAGGTACATCTGTTAGCTTTGATGGGAGTGCTTCCACTGATGATAAAGGCATAGCAACCTATTCATGGGACTTTAATACTTTAGATGGCATAACCTCTGAAGCGACCGGAGTTTCAACTACTCATACATTTGCTACGGCAGGAACATATACTGTAACTCTTACAGTAACCGATACTGCAGGGCAAAAATCCACGGATACGTTACAGGTGGTTGTTAGTAATAGCACTTCACCCAGTACAGGTTCCGGTACTTACACGCCTACTTATGACAATAGATTACGTGAGTCACTCCCAACTTCTGTTCTTTCCACAAGTGCATATATTGACGTTGGAAGGAGTGCAGATAGCGTGTGCAGGGATGTAATGCTGTTCGATCTGAGTGGATATAAGACAACAGATACGATATCTAAGGCAACACTGTCTCTTTACTGGTATTATCCTACAAGTGCACGTACTTCTGCTACTGCTGTGGAGATCTACAGGCCAGTTGCTTGGAATCCAAATTCTGTTACCTGGAATTCCTGGACAACAGCAGGAGGAAACTGGTATGATAAGAATGGCGCTGCTCAGGGAAGCACACCATATGCAACTCTTACTTTTTCAGCCAGCAAACTACCTGATAACCAATACTATGATTTTGATGTTACACAGCTTGTGCAGGAATATGTAAGTGGCAAGTACACTAATACTGGTTTCTTCATCAAGGCAAAGACTGAGAGCGGTAATTATATTGCATTCTACAGCTCGGATTGTGGAGATGATGCACATAAACCGAAGTTAACAATTACCACTGCTTCAGTAGATAATGCACCGGTTGCAAACGCTGGTGCTGATAAAACTGCAACTACAGGTACATCTGTTAGCTTTGATGGGAGTGCTTCCACTGATGATAAAGGCATAGCAACCTATTCATGGGACTTTAATACTTTAGATGGCATAACCCCTGAAGCGACCGGAGTTTCAACTACTCATACATTTGCTACGGCAGGAACCTATACTGTAACTCTGACAGTAACCGATACTGCAGGACAAAAATCCACGGATACGTTACAGGTAGTAGTAAGTAAAATAACCAGTACGATATCTTATACGCCTACTTATGACAATAGACTGCGTGAATCATCTCCAACTAGTGTTCTTTCAACTAGTACTTTTATTGATGTTGGGGAGCTTTCAGGAAGCCGTTATAGAGATGTGATGTTGTTTGATCTGAGTAGCTACAAGACAACTGATACAATATCTAAGGCAACATTATCGCTTTATTGGTATTATCCTGCAGGTACTAGCCGTACTTCTGATACTATTGTTGATATCTACAGGCCAGTTGCATGGGATACAAAGTCTGTAACTTGGACCTCAGGAAGCTGGTACGACAAGAACGGTGTTGCTCAGGGAAGCACACCATATGCAACTCTTACTTTCCCTGCAAGTACATTGCCTGGTAACAAATACTATGATTTTGATGTTACACAGCTTGTGCAGGAATATGTAAGTGGTAAGTACACTAATACTGGTTTCTTCCTCAAGGCAAAGACTGAGAGCGGTAATTATATTGCATTCTACAGCTCGGACTGGACAACTGCTGCACAGAGGCCGAAGTTAACTATAATATGTTAACTCAAGGAAATAGACAAAATATTGCGAGCGAAAATATATTTCGCTCTACTTCTTTTTTATTCCACATTAAATTCAAATGAATTTATATTCCTTAATACGCTAATAAGTGCTTCATGAGACTTGATACTTATCTTGTGGATATGGGTTATTTTAGTTCCAGAGCACGTGCAAAGGATGCTATTATCCGCGGGAATGTAGAAGTTGAAGGAAATGTTGTTACCAAACCGTCTAAAGATGTCAGTACCGATCGACTTATTGAAGTCATTGAAGGGCTTGATATGCCAAAAGGATATTTCAAGCTAAAACTTATTCAGGAAACTTCCGGTATCATTTGTGAAGGAAATAGTGTTCTTGACTTGGGTTCAAGTGCAGGAGGATTTCTACTTTATGCTTCACAGATAGCAGGAAAAATACAAGGTCTAGAATATAGTAAAGATTTTTATGTGGAGCTTAACAAGATCACTGATAAACATGAAAATGTTAGTGTAAAGTTTGGAGATGTTTTCACAATTCCTTTGGAGGAATTGTCAGCTGATAATGTGGATGTTATACTAAGTGATATGACTCTTGAACCTGCTGATTCCCTTTTGGCACTTAAAAGAGTTCTCCCTTTACTAAAGGAAGGTGGGAAGTTGCTACAAGTCATTAAGATACAAAAACGTGAGAATAGGGAACCCATAATTTCTAAAATCGAAGATATGGGAGTTAAAATAGTTCAAGTTATAGAACCACAGAAGCAGGAGATATATGTGATTGCACGCAAGCCTTTAAAAGAAGTTGATGCATGAGGTGTCTGGATGACTTATAGATTGTTTGGCGAGGGCGATCCAATAAGACTTTTTGTAGGTGGTTTGCATGGAAATGAATGGATATATACATCAGATATACTGGAAAAACTTGAACCGCCTTCAACAGGTTCTCTGGCTGTGATACCTGTTGTATGCAAAGAAAAATACGTGTCTACCCTGGAAAAGCATTACTATAAAACTCTCGGCCAGCCCATTATACAAGCTGTGGAAGAACTAAAACCTAGTATTTACATTGAGTTTCATTCATATTCAAAGCAAAACCAGAAGCTTCTGACAGGTGCAGAACGTATTCATAAGACAGGAGTTCCTGCATATAGCCAGCTTGATAATGATGTGCTTCTGGGTTCGGTATCTCCCGTCATAAGAAGAGAATACTTTCCTATGGAAGCACTATGCCTGTCTTTTGAGATCCAGAAAGATAATCCCTTATCAAAGGATTATGGGACCAGACTCGCGAGAATAATGAAAGAATGCTTATCAAAAGATCATTTTATCGAGCAATTGAAAAAAACATACCCTGTTCAGACCTCTAAAGTAATAGAGGATTACAGAAAATTTTATGGTTTGTAAGTAAGGCTTACAAACCATGGATTTTTACCATCTTTTGGCTAGTTCTCCAGTTAGCCCATGTTGTAATTGTTGATGTTGTGTGCAGGGTTAACATCCTGCATATCCTTTTCCTGAGCCTTGAGCATGTCATCAACACGCAATATCATGGCAGATACTTCTGATGCAGACTTGATAGCCTGTGTCTTAACACGAAGTGGATCAATAATACTGTCCTTCATCATGTCCTCAATCTTACCTGAGTACACGTTTATACCACTGTTCTTATTCTTTCCAGATTCAGCACGCAGCTGCAACAGCATATTAATCTTGTCAAGTCCTGCATTCTCTGCAATTGCCTTTGGTATTTCTTCCATAGCATCTGCAAAAGCATGGATAGCAAGCTGCTCACGTCCCTCGATGGTGGATGCATAAGAGCGCAATCCCTGTGCAACAACCATTTCAGAAGCTCCTCCGCCAGGCACTATTGCCTTATCTTCGAGCACGGACTTTACAACATTGAGAGCATCATCAAAAACACGCTCGATGTTATCAGTAACATGTTCACTGCCTGCCTTTATGAGGATAGTCACAGTATTGGATTTCTTGAAACCTGTGATGAGTGTTTTCTCTTCATATTCAGATTCCTGCTCCACCACTTCGGCAAATCCAAGGTCATCAGCACTGATCTCGTTCATGTTTCTTACAAGCTTAGCACCGGTAGAAAGGGAAAGTACGGTCATATCCTCATCTTTCAGCCTTCTGCAGGTGTAGATTTTGTGCTTCATAAAATAGTGAACAGCACTATCATCTATGTTCTTGGAAGAGAAGACTACGTTGGCACCTGTGGCTATGACCTTATCCAACATTTTATTGAAATTGACCGTTTCCTGGTCCTTAAAGGCAAACATTTCCTCGACACTTCCAAGCTGAATCTTTGACTTGGTATTAGTCTTGGCAACCTCTATTGGCATATCCAGCAGCGCAATCTTTGCGTTTTCAACTTTAGCAGGGGTGTCAGGGTGAAGACGATATTTATTGATGTAAATTCCCTTTACTATCTGTGTATCTGTGATCTTGCCGCCAGCCTCTTTCCGGATAACAATCTTGTCATCTATATTGTACTTGCCATTTTCCTCTATTGCCAGCACTGCATCAACACATACCTTTGATAGATAGCCTGAAGAAGCTTCAGGGGCTTTACCTGTGATAGAGGTCTCTGCTATCTTCTCAAGTATTTTTCGATCATCCTTCTTAACCTTTGTTGCAAAGTTTTCCAGGATCTCAATAGCTTTCTGGGCAGCAAGGTTGTAACCCTTAAAAATAACTATGGGGTGGAGACCTTTTTCAATAAGTTCTCCGGCTTTGTCCATGAGACTGCCTGCTATCACAACAGCGCTGGTGGTGCCGTCCCCTGCAATGTCTTCTTGTGTCTTAGCGACCTCAACAATCATTTTTGCAGTGGGGTGCTCTATCTCCATTTCCTTGAGTATAGTGGCACCGTCGTTGGTAAGAACAATATCTCCAAGAACATTGACCAGCATTTTGTCCATACCCTTCGGTCCTAAGGTAGAACGTACCAGCTTTGCAACTGCTTTAGCAGCATTGATATTCATAGAAAGGGCATCTTTACCCTGTGCATGCTCTGTTCTTGGGTCAATAATATAAACCGGCTGACCTCCATATTGTCCTGCCATTTGTATTGACATGCCTTGTTGTGCCATTATTTTGAACCTCCTGAATCCAGATGATGAACTTGTTTTAATGTATCTTTTTTACGTATGAATTGAACTAACTGTATATGGTTCTATAAAAACGTTTCGATATGCATATGTGTGCTTTTGTATGGTCAAAGCATTTAAATCATAAAATCCATTTCTCGGTTATGTTGACCTTCATAGGATTGGGACTCTTTGATGAAAAAGACATCTCTCTAAAAGGACTTGAAGCTATTGCCCAGGCAAACAGGGTATATGTAGAGTTCTATACATCCAGGCTTATGGGAACTACCGTGGCGAGAATGGAAGAATTGTATAATAAAACGATAACAGTACTCACACGGGAAGAGGTGGAACAATACCCGGATTGGCTAAGTTTCGCCAAGAATGAAAATGTGGTTTTTCTAACAGGGGGAGATACAATGGTTTCCACCACCCATGTTGACCTGCGCTTGCGTGCAATGGAAATGGCCATCAGTACAAAACTTGTTCATGGCTCGTCAATATCGTCAGCAGTATGTGGACTTACCGGTCTGCAGAACTATAGGTTTGGAAAAGCCGTTACTGTACCTCATCCATATACAAGTAGCAGAGGGAAAACTGTCATATCGGAAACCCCTTATGATACTATTCTTCAAAACCTTGAACATGGGCTTCATACTCTTGTTTTCCTTGATATTGATAAAGAAAAAGGTTACATGACAGTGAACCAGGCATTGGACCTTCTTCTGCAGGTGGAAGAAAAGAAAAGCATAAAAATACTGCAGGACAGGATAGCAGTTGGCATAGCCAGAGCCGGATCCGACTCCCCATCGGTTGTAGCAGATTACATTAAAAGCCTGATTGATTTTGATTTCGGTGCACCCCTTCATATATTAGTGATTCCGGCAGATACGCATTTTGTTGAAGCAGAGGCGTTAGTACAGTTGGCACATGCACCAAAATCAATACTTGAAATGCATAACCAGTAGTGGCGTATACTAATATAAAGGTACAAATCTATATATCAAAACAGCATAGAATATATCTAGTATATACAAAATATATTGCTATTTAAATTAATATATGAGGGAAAAATGGTTCGAGATGCAGTTGGCGTGATATTCGGAGAAGCAGGGACATCCAACTTCAGGATACTATTATCAGATAGCACCAGTGTGCATCAGGGAGGATACGTAAAAGCCTGGCATGAGGTCGATGGCTGGGTGCTTGCACAGGTACTATCCATTACCCGTTCCGGAGATAGTTACTCTATAGAGGAGGCAAAGAACGGTACCCGTAAGGACAAAAGCGGGGATAGGATAATCGCTGATGTAACGGTCATAGGCAAACGTGATGATTCAGGTCTGTTACGGTCACCTACAACTCCTTTTAGTCCGGGAGACCCTATCTACAAAGCGAACAATGAACTTATATGCAGTTCCCTTGGGCTCTCTGGAAAAGAAATGTTCATTGGCATGCTGGAAGGCACTGATATACCCGTACATCTCAATGTGAATAGTCTTGTACAGAAACACTGCAGTATCCTTGCAAAGACAGGAAGCGGCAAATCCTATACTGCGGGTGTGCTCCTTGAAGAGATGCTAGACAGAAAGGTACCTCTGCTTATTATTGACCCACATAGTGAATATGCATCTTTGAAAGAAGAAGGAACAATCAGTACAGAAGTTGCAGGCAGGTTCAAGGTCGCGCCAAAATCATACGCACAGTATGTTACTGTATACACTCCTGCCAACAAGAGCCTGAATCCTAAAGCCGATGAAGTGTTTCGGCTTAACGGCATGAACCTGACAGCAAAAGAATTAAGTGAAGCTTTTCCCAACAATTTCACCAGCACTCATATAGGGATCCTTTATGAAGCTATTGATAAGATCAAAGCTGAAATGGAAACCTATACCCTCGATGAAATAATTTTTGAGGTAAAGAACAATGATAGTAAGGCAAAGTGGAATGTGATCAGCCATCTTGAAGAAATAAGAGAAACAGGCATACTTTCAACCAATCCTACATCAATTGAGGATCTGGTTCAACCGGGAAGAGCTGCCATCATAGATTTCAAAGGTGTGAATCCTGATATTCAGTCGATGATCGTTGCGCGCTTGTGCAGTACGTTATTCGAAGCTCGAAAGATGAATACCATCCCCCCTGGTATGCTGGTGGTGGAAGAAGCTCATAACTATGCTCCTGAAAAAGGTTTCAGCAAAACCTTAAGCTCAGATATACTACGGACAATTGCCTCAGAAGGGCGTAAGTTCGGTCTTGGAATGATGGTAATTTCCCAGAGGCCTGCACGTGTAGACAAGAACGTTCTTTCTCAGTGCGGCACACAGATCATCATGAAGGTCACTAACCCCAATGACCTGAAAGCTATTAGCAAAGGTCTTGAAGGTGTAAGTTCCTATGTGGAGGACGAACTCATGCGCCTGCCGCCGGGAGTCGCGATGCTGGTGAGCACTGATATTGAACGACCTATTCTGATAGACATAAGGGTGCGTAAAAGTAAACACGGTGGAGAGTCTGTTAATGTAATGCGAAGTGTTAACTTTAACTCTTCTCCGGCAGCACCGGCTAGGAAGCCACCGATAGAATCTGGACACATTTCACCTGTAATAGAACATCACGTCAAAGAAGAGTATATACCTGTTCAGACTACTACAGCTCCTCCTCCCAAGAGAAAACCGTCAAAGGAAGTAAAAACAGAAGAAGGAGGCGGTCTTTTCAAGAAAATATTTGGTGCGAGTAAATGAGGAGGGAATAGCTTGCCAGCTGATCTGAATGAAAAGGTTAAAAGATATGAGAACCTACTAAGGCAAGCGCTGGAAAAAGCAGAGTTTGCACCTATTAAGGATTCACATATGTACGCTGTCGCAAATGACTTTCATACGATGGCAAAATCATATTACGAAGATGGTATCCACTTTATACGACAGGAAGATCCTGTGAACGCACTGATATGTTTCAGTTATGGACACGCTTGGCTGGATGCAGGGGCGCGTCTAGGAGTGTTTAGAGTGGACGATGATAAATTGTTTACTATATGAATCCTGCAAGGTGACAAAACTCAATTTCCCGGAGACGAGTAAATGTCAAATTATAATGTTATACTTGAAGCTGCCTGGTTGGTCAGAGATGTGAACAGTCCGGATGATGCCATAGGTGTGGCAATTTCTGAGGCTGGCAAAAGACTGAACCCTAAACTCGATTTTGTGGAAGTGGATGTTGGCACCACATATTGCCCGGCTTGTGAAGAAGCATTTAGTAGTGTTTTCCTGACCGCTAATACTGCTATTGTAGGTCTGGTCCTTGAGATGAAGGTATTCGATGCCGAAACTGAGGAACATGCATCACGAATAGCTAAATCTGTTATTGGAAGGGCATTGAGAGATGTTCCTCTAAAAATCGTTGATGTTGAAGAGTTCCAGTAAGGTAGAGAGGTATACTATGGACAGGACAATATCTGTTGTAGGGCATGCAGCCATAGATCTGCTTTTTGACGTAGAGCACATTTCCTGCCATAATGAATCTTACCCTATTATTGACTACCATGAATATTTCGGAGGCGGGGCTGCCAATATTGCAGTGGGTATTGCCAATCTTGGCGGTAAAGGCCAGCTAATATCTGCTGTTGGCGAGGACTTTGGAAGTTCTGGATACGAGGAATATCTTATGTCTTTGGGCGTAGACTTATCTTTACTATATAGATGTAAAGATCAGAAAGTTACAAAGGCATTTGTTTTTACCGACAGTGATCACAATCAAAGCACATATTTCCACTGGGGTGCATCTGCGCTTCTGAAAAAGCTGGAACCTCCGGAAGTTGAATTTGTACATCTTGCAACTTCTGAATGCTCTTTTAATGCAAGGATAGCAAAAAAAGCGGGTTTTGTCTCATTTGATCCTGGACAGGATCTTATAACCTATAATCGTAAAGACCTGGATACCATATTGGAACACACGGATATACTTTTCACAAATCGTCATGAGATAAAGAGAGTTTGTGATATGACCGGCCGTTCTTTTGAGGAACTCAAAACAAGCATAGGGACTATTGTGGTTACCTATGACTCACGGGGAAGCAGAATACATACGGAAGATGCAGAATATTGCATACCTGTAGTGCCTGTAAAAGCCGTTGATCCCACCGGTGCAGGTGACGCATACAGAGCAGGGTTCCTATTAGCTTTCACACGAGGATATGGTATGGAAACCTGTGGCAGAATAGGTGCGACAGTTGCATCCTTTGCAGTAGAGGTCATAGGTTGCCAGGTAAAATTGCCTACATGGA encodes:
- a CDS encoding ATP-binding protein, encoding MVRDAVGVIFGEAGTSNFRILLSDSTSVHQGGYVKAWHEVDGWVLAQVLSITRSGDSYSIEEAKNGTRKDKSGDRIIADVTVIGKRDDSGLLRSPTTPFSPGDPIYKANNELICSSLGLSGKEMFIGMLEGTDIPVHLNVNSLVQKHCSILAKTGSGKSYTAGVLLEEMLDRKVPLLIIDPHSEYASLKEEGTISTEVAGRFKVAPKSYAQYVTVYTPANKSLNPKADEVFRLNGMNLTAKELSEAFPNNFTSTHIGILYEAIDKIKAEMETYTLDEIIFEVKNNDSKAKWNVISHLEEIRETGILSTNPTSIEDLVQPGRAAIIDFKGVNPDIQSMIVARLCSTLFEARKMNTIPPGMLVVEEAHNYAPEKGFSKTLSSDILRTIASEGRKFGLGMMVISQRPARVDKNVLSQCGTQIIMKVTNPNDLKAISKGLEGVSSYVEDELMRLPPGVAMLVSTDIERPILIDIRVRKSKHGGESVNVMRSVNFNSSPAAPARKPPIESGHISPVIEHHVKEEYIPVQTTTAPPPKRKPSKEVKTEEGGGLFKKIFGASK
- a CDS encoding DUF357 domain-containing protein, which produces MPADLNEKVKRYENLLRQALEKAEFAPIKDSHMYAVANDFHTMAKSYYEDGIHFIRQEDPVNALICFSYGHAWLDAGARLGVFRVDDDKLFTI
- a CDS encoding DUF555 domain-containing protein — its product is MSNYNVILEAAWLVRDVNSPDDAIGVAISEAGKRLNPKLDFVEVDVGTTYCPACEEAFSSVFLTANTAIVGLVLEMKVFDAETEEHASRIAKSVIGRALRDVPLKIVDVEEFQ
- a CDS encoding carbohydrate kinase family protein, encoding MDRTISVVGHAAIDLLFDVEHISCHNESYPIIDYHEYFGGGAANIAVGIANLGGKGQLISAVGEDFGSSGYEEYLMSLGVDLSLLYRCKDQKVTKAFVFTDSDHNQSTYFHWGASALLKKLEPPEVEFVHLATSECSFNARIAKKAGFVSFDPGQDLITYNRKDLDTILEHTDILFTNRHEIKRVCDMTGRSFEELKTSIGTIVVTYDSRGSRIHTEDAEYCIPVVPVKAVDPTGAGDAYRAGFLLAFTRGYGMETCGRIGATVASFAVEVIGCQVKLPTWKMMEERFEAHFGTLRK